A stretch of Cucumis sativus cultivar 9930 chromosome 2, Cucumber_9930_V3, whole genome shotgun sequence DNA encodes these proteins:
- the LOC101212562 gene encoding uncharacterized protein LOC101212562, which yields MLPLSQTPAGVLPARRLSLSTIPSLKFSNPNPFRRSKFIPRRNPTKPFNITLSKAEGTVDSTKQALSNSPTPPPFPNDQTVFVGDENVPLEGVIQFDKPNTSSRLTKWGRVAFLAGGDVLALLLFSSIGRFSHGLPVFDFETLRTADPFIAGWFLSAYFLGGYGDDGRGINGYSKAVVAATKSWALGIPLGLLVRAATSGHLPPYNFIGVTMGSTAVLLIGWRAILYKVFPVSNSKKNDVYRRGNPFELFELLTSLVRRW from the exons ATGTTGCCTCTGAGCCAAACGCCGGCCGGAGTTCTACCGGCCAGAAGGTTATCACTCTCCACTATTCCCTCTCTCAAATTCTCTAACCCCAATCCTTTTCGACGCTCTAAATTTATTCCAAGAAGAAATCCTACCAAACCTTTCAATATCACTCTTTCCAAAGCCGAAGGAACCGTCGATTCCACGAAACAGGCTCTCTCCAACTCTCCAACTCCGCCTCCTTTCCCCAACGACCAAACTGTCTTTGTCGGCGATGAGAATGTTCCTTTGGAAGGTGTAATTCAGTTCGATAAGCCCAATACGTCTTCTCGTTTGACCAAATGGGG CCGCGTAGCTTTCCTCGCTGGTGGAGATGTATTGGCCTTGCTTTTGTTCTCCTCAATTGGAAGATTCAGCCATGGCTTACCTGTTTTTGATTTCGAGACATTGCGCACGGCTGACCCTTTTATTGCTG GTTGGTTTCTAAGTGCTTACTTTCTCGGAGGCTATGGAGACGATGGTCGTGGTATAAATGGTTATTCCAAAGCTGTTGTTGCCGCTACTAAATCATGGGCTTTGGGAATTCCA CTAGGCCTACTTGTTCGGGCAGCAACATCCGGCCATCTTCCGCCTTATAATTTCATAGGAGTAACGATGGGAAGCACGGCTGTTTTGCTCATTGGATGGAGAGCAATCCTGTATAAAGTTTTTCCGGTCAGTAACAGCAAGAAGAATGATGTATATCGGCGTGGCAACCCATTTGAACTATTTGAG TTGTTGACATCGTTGGTGAGAAGATGGTGA